The window TGCACAACcgcccatttcagaataatgtctATTATTAGTTTATAGCCTATtaactgatgcattaatgtctGCATCACTCTAATGTTGCACTTGGTCAAGGTGGGGCTCACCGTAATTACTTGGTCGATGCTGGAGAACTTGTGAATTTTCACCACctggatcaataaagttttgtCTTAACCTACAATAACACGACGTACTTTATTCGTtggtgatatatatatatatttttttattgttaatctgaatctgcaaagaaCTAAAGTTacccaaaaaaaatgtagtggagtaaaaagttcaataatccccccccccctgaaATGCAGTCGACGTATAAAGTAGTAGAGaactgaaataaagtaaagtacaagtacctcaaaattgttcCTTAAGTAGGCTATAATACTTGTACCTAGAAACCCTTCCTCCGCCGGCAGACGCGTTCTTACAATAAAATTCAAGAAGCGGTTTGATACCGctgggatttatttttttttgtcgtgTTTGGCTTCCGTCCCCTCGCGGCTCTGCGGAGGTAAATGCTCGCGCGGGTGTCCAGCGCCGGCGGAGGAAAAGCAGAGCGCGCTTCCACCGCCGCtgtcaagaaagaaagaaagaaaaaaaaaaaaaaaaacagttgcagcAGCGCATGCGCACGATCGCGCCACTGCAGCAACAGACAATGACGTCACCCATTCAAAACACTGGCAAGCCCAGACACACACCAGCGACCGACCGCTGGCCAGCCAATGCACGGTTCACTTACCCGACCGAGACAACCGGTGGCCTGGACAAACTGACCAGCCGGGGACGGTTGAGGACCAACCGCCACACATCAGCACCAAGCAGTGATTGTCCAACGCGCACTCTCCGGcgtgttttgtctttcttttctctctttctttccctctctctttctttctttctctcttgaaGCTGTTCCCTTTCCTCCAATAAGCATCAAGGCACCGGGCTACCTGTCAGAGCGGTCTGTCACCGGAGGTGATCGCTGCAGATTTTCTGGAGACGACAATGACTCTCGGGGACGATCTGACAACAGCCGCAGCGAAGGGGAACACGGCAGATGTGGAGTGTCTTCTGCAGGCAGGAGCTGAAGTTAACGGGGTGAACTGTTTTGGACAAACCGCTCTACAGGTCAGTGTCAACCAGATGCGCTTCCTCGGCCGATAAAagcaccttttttattttattttttatttttttttccacttaaatgCGTTTCAAGGACAGAGTTAACATCATAAACCTCTACAGATGACAACCAGTGTCGTCCACAGGGAAGGAACTTTCAACCTGGCTATTTagggtatttttatttatttagcccTACTGCAAAAGCAACGCATCTCAAAATGACGCGCAGTCCCGTGAGTCCTTGTGCACTGATCAAATTTCggcattttgttgttttgttttgttttgttttttttaatcggGTGAAAACACTGAGCAGCTTTTTCTGTCGAGTTAATGTCTTAGAATGTCTCATCAAGCTTAAATGACACAAAACCAGAGGTTTTTAATGGAGCCCTTAGATCCGTGCACGGGCTACAATACACGCCGAGTGTTGTGACTTTGGCCCTGCTCTTTCGTCGCACTTCATCGTTTTGAATCAGGCCAGAAACGATGCATTGAAATACTGTAACTACAGGTGGGGACCAGCCTggtattattagtattattgcTGCGTTAGAAGTGGAAAATCTATTTTATAATAATGCTCCCAGTTCCTCATAACTGACTCCCCAgttcacagaaaagaaaagaaaaaatctctCATCCATGTGAGACTTATCCTGTCCTTTCTCTCTAAAATAGGCTGTTACAGCAACAAATGAGCAACATTAACATCGCAAGAGCCGTGGCGCACCACCCTGAACCAGaattccctctgttttctttttacattttccctcaattaaaaaaaaaaaaaaaaaaaaaaggctgaagcATCTCAAAATGCAGACGAAGTCCCTTTGTATCTTGTAGCAATCAGGCTTGTACCatactgaggaaaaaacacatctcccccccttccctcctttcGAGACAGTTTAATCAAATATAATTTCTCTTTAGGATAAAAGAAAACGAAACTAAAGTTGTACCGAGCCTCTAAAAGCCTGCTGCGCAAGTCGCAGCAGACGTGTACCTGTGAGAGGCATTGTGCGCGGTTTTGGTTAAATGAGGAAAAGCAGGCCTGCCGCTTCCAGCGGACCGCCACTCCCGGTATTTCCACTCAAGAAATGCGAGTTCAGATCAAGTTAATTGCGGTGGACGTGGGACCACGTCCCAACCTTGTGCTGTGCTCCATTAAGTCTTTGATGCGGGGCGTCAGTTCCCTGGGTTCCTTAATGGCGAGTTGCTTCGGAGTGTGATTTACCGCAGGTTTTCCAAATGCGCAAACAGCCACTGGCCATATCTGAGTAAACATAATTATTGGGacagtgttttttattaacattttattgcgGGTCAAACCATCCCTCTTCTGGCCCTTGCTGCTCTTCTCTGATATCTGTAGCCTAAGGCTTCCATACAAATAAATTGttctttgtgctttttaaagGAGTAGGAGAACCAAATTAATTCGATTTGGATCCGACACTCACGAttccggtttttttttttaatttcaattttatttttatttttttctatgaaggtgatgatgatggggaGCACACCGGTGGCTAAGGTGTTGCTGAAGTACGGAGGGGACCCCAACGTGGCGGACAGGAGCACCGGGGCCACCCCGCTGCACGACGCGGCCAGGGCGGGCTTTCTGGACACTGTGCGGCTGCTGGTGGAATACCTGGCTGACCCAGAGGCCAGGGACAATACGAACTGTCGGCCGATTGATGTGGCCAGGGGAAACGGCCACGAAGGTGTGGTTGCTTTCCTGGAgtctctgtgaaaaaaaaaaaaaaaaggaggaggaaaaccCCTGTGATGCTGTGTGATTTGTATTTCCTACTGCTCGCTCTGAGCGGGGATGCAGGGCTGAGGACCGGGGCCCGAGGAGGCCTGCAGCCTAAATTCAGCAACGACTGCTCTTctgtaaaatgtacttttatttatttgtctgctTCTGGCGGAGTGGAcgtcatgttttgttttgttttttttttgttttgttttgttttttgtttgaacgAAATCGAGGTTATCGACAGGCAAAGAGTCGCTGCTGAGACAAATAACACGAGATAAGTACAATACAGTTACAACGATCTAAATGCTACCCAGGCTACTCACTACCGCAGTGTTCAGAGACCATTAGCGCGTTTTAATCCAGTCTCCACTTCCGTTGTATCATCGAAATATTCCGATAAGCCTATAAACAACCCGTCTCTCAGTCTATcgtgtacagtttttttttttactgtagtaTTTCTACAGCGTTGTGTTTTTAGAGCAGGGTTCTGGTTCGTTTTCGTCAGGAAACTAACGAGATTGCCGAATTTGGAAAGTTTCCCGTGTCAAatatttaacaacaacaacaaaacaaaaaaaaagccactgaaaTTTGTTCGTTTGCACGTTTGAACATTAGTGTCTGACCGATGCGTTGTCTCCACGCCGCAGAGACACGGAGTCCCGTTTCCGTTTGTACAAATGATGTCCAAGATCTCGGATCGTATGcactttaataaaatgtcagctcTTCGAATTTGTTTTTAaccgttttttttaaaaaaaggtaggAAGCAGGTTAGAGGCAAAAGTTATCTGGTTGCGCTCCACATAACGTCTGAATGACTGATTTACTGTTAGGTACcggaggctaaaaaaaaaaaagaaagaagaagagaaaaaaaaaagaaaaggaatcgagatatgatttttttgattttgtgtttgagttCAGTTGGGAGTTTAACCACGTTTGAAAAACTAACAATGTCAATCGAGCAATGTGCAACCCCCTGGGAaactttactcttttttttttttttttttttggatgactttttaaaatatttacaaacagatcagaaacagaacaaaaactttTCCCGAGCAATGCACGGTGAATACCGGCTGAAGGTTCATCATCATATTATACTGAAGCTCTGGGCTCAGGGGGCTCcacttttaaaacacaccagTCAGAACAATGCTGATGCAAccattcattgatttattttcactgaaattTTTGAGGCAATTTCAATTCATGTGGGACTAAAACATGCTTctacacatttttaacattgtaATTCATGGAATATATTTGACATATGTTTGTTGAATTTTTCGGAAGGTACGGAAATGAaccactgttttttcttttcgtttttgtttgttttgtttttttgcaacatAAGTATAAAAAGTACTTTTCTACAAACAGGAAGTCAGGTTACATTTGCACATGGGACTGACTGCAGTTAGGAGTTAATGTGCAATGCATGACTGCCTTGCAGTAGTAAGAAtatggcagagaaaaaaaaatattaaacataggATTCATGAAACAAGCAACAGTATGCATCTGCCGTTTCTTGAGTTAAACATTAGCTTAGTTTATTCTGAACCAAGCCATCTTTATGGCTTCATGCACCCAACGTGAGGTTtggcaaaacacagaaaatcccCCAAAGTCATGAGGGGCATACCACTGCTGCTTCATCTCTTTTGAAGTGGAGGTTAACATCCTGCATGGGTCTCGTACACAGCATTATTAGCCTGATATTTTAACACTAGAATGGCAAACCGCTTTTGTAACAACggtaaaatcattttaaagtcaGTCCATCATATGTCAAACATGaggctgtttttaaattgtaattatataatgaaataaatggcAAATTTATTTCCAAACAGTCATGCTTCAGCAATTCAGAAATTCAAATGTGAACTTGCAATGCAAGAGGCTATAAATACCATTACGTTAAcctttaagtttcttttttctcatttttatttttaactcttCTAATTATCACTCTTTATAATacacttgccttttttttttgtgcaggcTCAAGAGTATGCCACCCTGTATTTCACTACACATATTGAATGAGcatgtgacaaataaaactgcaaatggTGATATGTTTACTAACAGCTTCAAAACATGACCTCACCTCTTTGAATGTAAAAATCTCCGTAGTCTCTACTGAgtcattttatgttatgtttataattttgagacaaagcaacaaaaaggaaatacaaggagacaaatttttttttttttgacagtgtgcAGTGTGATGAATTTCAGTTGCAGCAAATGCAGATAGGAAAAAAGAAACCGCATGGCCCAGCACTCCTACAAAAATGCTAATTtcattagatgatgatgattcttACAGTATACCAAACATTTTAGGTGTGCAAAAATGTATCTCGTCTGTGTCGGTGTCAAATGCAGTCAGTATGTGTTTCTCAAAAGTATTACAAACACTGCCAATTAACTGATTCGATGATAGCTAGAAAAGTTAGCATGTACCTCGCAGATCCGATCTGTAAAAGACATGCTGTTAAGTTTTGACTAATGAAGCACATAAAAAAGTCATgaggaacaaataaaaatgaaagtacgccataaaatataagaaatgtgCCCTGAtaagcaaatataaaaaataaaaaaaaccaaagaaaaaaaaaacaaaacattcccGGTAATGATAATAAGACTTTTATcctaactacattttgctgaagTGTATGCAGGCATTTCAAAGTGTTTACTTGAGCAATGAATATGTTCAAGACATCAGATTCAACCTTTAGTTATGACTAAAGGCAGTAACAAAGTATTTATGTGCTAAAGCAGCAAAGCATTTTGATTATATCCTGCATAAAACAGCAATACATGGTTTACTGggaacaaaatatataaatgtttacagaccacaaaaaatataaatccaCAAAAAGTAATCCCTAGCATAATCATAGGAGGATTTGAAATCTTTTGTCGATCTTCTGAACTGTGTTGTACCTAAACATGTGATTGGATTGGTCAGTTATGACAGTGTTCCAGAGCAAAAGGGTGACGTGTTAATCAGTAGAGGGAGGGGGTTGTTTATACGTCTATTCTGAGTcaagaaaaaacactcaaaactcCAGCTGGAGACACAGTACATGCATTATTTATGTGAGGCACTTTCTTGTGAATCACTGATGACAAATCCACAGGCAGCCGAGTCTGTTGTCCGTGTCGGGGTCTGGGTCGGTGTTGGTGGTGTCTGGGATCCGTATCCTTTCCTACTTTATTGATTTCTACACCCTTAGTGTTTTGGCAACATTACTGAAGATTGTGCCATTGACTGCAAGAGAAGGAAcaaaagagttttgtttttttttctcccccgtGTATGTCTCAGATATATACAGCGACAGTGACTGTGTTTAGATCATATGAAAGTTGTCTAGCCTTTGTTTCAGGCTAAACGTTTCCAGGAGGTAAGTTAACTTCCCTTAGAAGgttgaagagaaaaacagaggacatAATCAAAAGTGATGTGGCTGTCATCGTTACCCAAATTCTaacacaacaaatgaaatattaggGAGTTTCAATGCCACACTTTTTCAGCAAGTGTAAGTGTTTCCCACAAACCAAGATACGTTCTGAATAGAAATTTAACTGCTTACCTTACTGCAAGCTCAAAGTACTTCAAACAAAATTATTGTTGCAAATGGATGCAGAGGCTGCACCCAGTATAAATACACTCGTCACGTTAGACATGTGGTATCATACCTTTGagcaaatgtgaaatgtttattATCGCACATATAATATGTTTATTACCAAATATACTGCGGTGAGACAGTAATATGcgttactgtatgtgttatgGTGCATATCAAGTTGGAAAGATGAGTAATGACAGTGTCTGAGCCAGCCTCACATTCGAGGTAATTGTCATTGCTCACTTCTGGCGCTTAGACCTCATGGCAATAATCACACCTTCATAAAATGGATAGTGTTCTGAAAGTGGTCACGCTCCAGACGGTTTGATTACTCTTTTGTTAAAGACTTTAAGAGGTGGTGCAGTGaaacagaagacattataaATGAGATGTCAGCTCAGGATAGGCAGCTAGAAGGTAAACAGACCCTCTTTCACAACTTCTCCTGAGACTTGCTGAGTGGAAATGATTCATCATAAAAAGATGACAACTTACTTTCAAAGTCTTCATTGTCTGAGCCCAGTCCATCTGACTAAGCTGGGGTATTGCAGTTAGCAGGATACTGCTGGCTTTGTTGGCGTTCTCTTTCATCGTCTTCATTACGTTGTCAACACAGACCTAGGACAAGAGTAGAAAAACAGCTGTCCTGTGATAAGAATCACTTCATAGCGATGCAAATTTCACTTCCTATTGTAACAGTCACTTTGTATTTCCCA is drawn from Xiphias gladius isolate SHS-SW01 ecotype Sanya breed wild chromosome 15, ASM1685928v1, whole genome shotgun sequence and contains these coding sequences:
- the cdkn2a/b gene encoding cyclin-dependent kinase inhibitor 2A, which codes for MTLGDDLTTAAAKGNTADVECLLQAGAEVNGVNCFGQTALQVMMMGSTPVAKVLLKYGGDPNVADRSTGATPLHDAARAGFLDTVRLLVEYLADPEARDNTNCRPIDVARGNGHEGVVAFLESL